The Frigidibacter mobilis DNA segment AAAACGCTCTGCTGAAGGCCGCCTCGCGAGGTGGAGGCGACGCTGGCCGAGACGCAAGAGCCAACGGCGGCTGCAGGATATCCTGCACGCGGCGCAGCGCGAGAAGTTCGCAAGCGTTCGGAGAAGCTGTCGCCGGACCAGTTCAACCTGCCGCTCGAGGATGCCGAACTGGCCCAGGGCGTGCTTGAGGCCGCACAGGAAAAGGCAGAGCGGCACTGCAAAGGCCCGGGGGGAGACGCCCCGCAAGCCGCACGCAACCGCGGGCATCTCCCCCGCATCTGCCCGGGTCGAGCGGGTGATCGAGCCCGCCAGCACGCTCTGTCCCTGCGCTGCGGCGAGATGGCAAGGATCGGCGAGGACGTTTCCGAGCGGCCTGGACGTGATCCCCGCGCAGTTCCGGTGCTGGTCACGCGGCGGCCCAGATACGCCTGCCGCCGCTGCTCGCAAGCCGTGGCGCAGGCGCACGCCCCCGAGCATGTCGTGCCCGGCGGGCTGCCCACGGAGCTGTTCATTGCTTGGATCATCGTCTCGAAGTTCGGGGACCACCTTCCGTTCTACCGCCAGGCGGAGATCTTCAAGCGGCAGGGGATAGACCTCGATCGCGGCACGCTCGGCAACTGGGTCGGGCGCGCCTGTTTCCACCTGATGCGATCATCAATCACATGAAAGCCCATCTGCGCGGAGCGGACCGCATCTTTGTCGATGAAACCGCGCGCCGGTGCTGGACCCAGGCGCAAGGCCACCAAGAGCGGCTTCTTCTGGGCCGTCGTGTCCGACGATCGCGGCCATGGCGGTGCCGATCCGCCCATCGTGTTGTTCCACTACGCCCCGGCCGGGGCAAAGAACATCCGCTGAAGTTCCTCGTCGGATACCGCGGCCGTTCCTGCAATGCGACGCCTACCAGTCCTACAACGCGCTGACGGAAATCGAGCGTGACGGTGGCCCATGGCGGCTGGTCTACTGCTGGACCCACGTCCGCCGCCGCTTCGTGAAACGCTTCGAGAGCGACCGCTCCCCATCGCCGAGGAGATGCTGCGCCAGATCGCGCTGCTCTATCAGATCGAGAAAACCGTGCGTGCAGGATGCAGCCGTCCGTCTGGCGCCCGGCGCGAAACGCAGCCCCGATCATCGCCGCGCTCAAGCCGTGGCTGGAAGCCCAGCTCTCGCGCATCCCGCAGAAATCCCAGCTGGCCGAGGACATCCGCTACACCCTCGCGCACTGGCCCGGCCTGATCCGCTTCCTTGACGACGGCACCCTCGAGCTCGACACCAACCCCGTCGAAAATCAAATCAGACCGATTGCCCTGACGCGGAAAAACGCGCTCTTCGCAGGCAACGAGGTCGGAGCCGAGAACTGGGCCATGCTCGCCTCGCTGGTCGCCACCTGCAAGATGTCCGGCGTCAACCCGATCGACTATATCGCGGCCACCCTCCGCGCGATCCTCGACGGCCACCCGCAAAGCGGCATCGAAGACCTCATGCCATGGCGATACAAGCAACCGTCAAGCCTCGCCGCATAGGGCAACGTCGTCGCGCTTACGATCACATAATTGGTGCCGGTGTTGGAGGACCACAGGATCATGTCGCGGATCGCGCGCGAGAGGTCCTCGTGATCGATGATCCGGCCCGCGTCGATGGCATTCAGCGCATGGATGAGGTGGAACGCCTTCACAAGGCTGCAAGGATAGCAGCGCCAGTCCCCCCGGTAGGCAAAACCGTCGGGCCGCTGGCCGGCACCGCTCTCGCGATAGGCGACGAAGCCGAAATTGTCGGGACGCAGCCCCTTGTCGCCGTGGAGCAGGACCAATTCGGCGGCAAGGCCCTCGCAGCGCGCGGTCCAGTCTGGCTCGGCTTTGAAAAACATGTTCAAGAACTCTCTCGTGAAGAAGGGTCAGGCAGTCGCGGGGGCCTTCCAACAGCGGACAAGCCCTGTCGGAGAGGTTGGCCGCATCGACTGCGGGCTGTGGCAGGCCGCCTCGACCAGCGGGCAGCGCGTCGCAAAGCGGCACCCGGTGAGCACGGCAAAGGGATCGGGGATCTCGCCGCCAATGGGTTCGGCAAGCGCCTGCCGCCGGCGCACATCCGGCACGGCGGCGATCAGGGCCCGGGTGTAGGGATGGGCCGGTGCCGCGAACAGGTCGGCACTTTCCTGCAGCTCGACGATCTCGCCGAGATACACCACCGCCACCCGGTCGCACAGATAGCGCACCACGTTCATGTCATGCGAGATGAAGATGATCGTCAGGCCCTTGTCGCGGTTCAGCCTCTTCAGCAGGTTGATGATCTGCGCCTGAGGCGCTGGCCTACATCGCTAAAATCGCGATGGCCTTGGCCGCTTCCTGACCGATGGTCGTGTGGAAATCGATACGGATGTTGTTGAACAGCCCCTGACCTGCCACTGGTCTTTCATCCAGCCGCGACCGGAGCCTGGTGGTCATTGATCCGCCCCCCAACCTTGGACCGCCCGAAGGCAGAGTTTTCCGGCTTCCGCTCAGGGTGACCGGCTGGTCGCGCCCCCTGATTTCGTCAGCATGATCGGGACCTTGTTGCCGATCGCGCCGTGTGGCCGTTCCTCGTTGTAGTATCTACGCCAAGCCTCCAACTTTTCCGCTGCATCCGCAAGCGTCAGGAACCAGTGCTGGTTCAGGCATTCGGCCCGGAACCTGCCATTGAACGCTTCGATTAAGGCGTTGTCGGTCGGCTTGCCCGGGCGCGAGAAGTCGAGAACAACGCCGCGCTGATACGCCCAAAGGTCCACGTCGCGCGAGACGAACTCGGTGCCCTGATCGACGCGGATCGTCTTTGGATAGCCAGTCGTGCGGCACACCTGGTCGAGCGTCGCCACGACATCTTCGCCGCGGTAGCTGTAGCGCACGTCAAGCACCGGAACGTAGCGCGAGAAAGTGTCGACCACGGTCAAAACCCGCAACTTCTTGCCCGTGGCCAACTGGTCATGCACGTAGTCCATCGCCCAGACATCGTTGGGACCGACGGCTTCCGCTCGGTTATCTCGCAGCTTCGCCTTCACCCGTCGCTTTGGCGTCTTGTGCCTGAGCTGCATCCCCAACTCCTTGTATATGCGATAGACTTTCTTGACGTTGATGCCCCAGCCTTCACGATCCAGCAGGACATGAACGCGCCGGTAACCATACCTGACCCGCGTCTCGCAGATCTCCTTGATCCGATTGGCGACAGCAGCCTGATCGGTGCGGCGGGATTGGTAGTGGAACGTTGAGCGGTCGAACCCGATGGCCCCACAAGCCGTCCGGATCGAAACCGCCCAATCACTGCACATCCCGCGAACGAGTTCGCGCATGCGACCAGGCTTCAGATCTTTCGCCGGATCACGTCCTGCAACATCTCCCGATCCAGCGTCAGGTCAGCCACAATCTTCTTCAGCCGACTGTTCTCGTCCTCGAGCTGCTTTAGCCGCTTCATCTCGGTCGGCAGCAGACCGGCATATTTCTTCTTCCAGTTGAAGTAGGTCGCCTGGCTGATCCCTGCCTTGCGGCAGATCTCCGCGACCGGCGTGCCTTCTTCGCCCTGCTTGATGATGAACGCCTTCTGCGCGTCCGAAAATTTGCTCGCCTTCATCCGATTCCGCTCCTCTCCCAGCCAGGAAAACGTAGCGGAAAACTCCAGCTTCAAACGGTCCAGTTTGCGGGGATCAGATCAAAAATCCCGTGGCAGGTCACACCTTGGCACATCGCGATGCCGTCGGGAGGGGGTATCCACCCCATCAGTTCTGCATGAAAATCAACAATCATGGTCATGGAAGCCGGTTGGACGGTGCCTTCTTTAGTCCCCTTTCATGTGCCCGAGGAAGGGGCGCGCCACATGAACCAGGTCGGGATCAGTGCGATCAGGAATATACCACATACGACAAGGAAAGCGTCCTGGAAGGCTGCGTTGGAGGCCTGGATCACCACGGCCTGCCCCAAGAACGATGCCGCGGCGGGCATAATCTGAGTATCAGGCAGCCCCGATGTGTGCATGAGGCCGGCGACCTCTCGCAAGAGTTCCATCGTCGTGGAGTTGTCGCTGGTCTGGGTCGCGGCGAAGGCATCCGCGTGCATGATCGTGCGCCGCTCGATGAACACGGTCAGAAGGTTCACCCCGAAGGCACCGCCAAGTTGCCGGATGAAGTTCGAAGCCCCCGAACCCTGGCCGATAAGGTGCGGCGGCAGCACCTTCAGCGCTCCCGACGAGATGGCGGGAAACACGAGGCCCAGCCCCACGCGCGAGAGGACCGTCCACCCGGCCAGGGCCCAGAAGGCCGTATGGACATTTGCAGCTGTCGTCAGCCACGAGGACCAGGCAAAGACCAACATGCCGACGCCGATCAGGACCGGCGCAGGCACCTTGTCGGACAATCGTCCCGCGATGGGAAAGACCACCAGCATGGCAAAGCCCGAGGGCATCAGAAGAAGGCCCGCCTGGGTGGGCGTCATGCCCTGGATCTGCTGCACGAAGACCGGAAGCAGATAGGTAGAGCCGAACAGCCCCGCCCCCATGATGAAGGCAACGACCGAGGCCGAGGAAAAGGCGAAATTCGCGAAGAGCCGCATGTCGAGCATGGGCTTGTCGGTATGCATCTCCCAGGCAATGAAGGCGATGGCCGAAGCAACGGAAATCGTGAAACCCGACAGGATGATGTTGGTATCCCATCCGAGCCGCTGCGCGTTCGACAACGTGCTGAGCAGGACGGCAAGAAAGACCGACAGGATCGCCACGCCGACAAAGTCGAAGGCCGTGATCGGACCGCTTTCTTCACGGGTGGGCAGGAACAGGTTCGCCAGCACGATGGCGATGCCGGCGAAGGGCAGGCCCAGGTAGAAGACGAAGCGCCAGTCGAAGGCATCCATCAGCACGCCGCCGATCCAGGGGCCCAGTGCCGGGGCCAGCACCACGCCGACGCCGTAGATCCCCATGGCCGCGCCGCGCTTGTCGGGCGGAAAGACCTTGAACAGCATGATCATGGCCAGCGGCTGGACGATGCCCGCCGCCGCCCCCTGCACCACGCGGGCCAGTGTCAGGATGGTTTCGTTCGGCGCAAGGCCCCCAAGGATCGAACCGGCAAGAAACACGCCCATCGAGGCGGTCATCGTCAGCCGCATTCCGAAGGCGCGGTTGGCCCAGTCGGCCAGCAGCATCGTCGCGGTCATCGCGGCCAGAAAGCCGGTCGAGATCCATTGTGCCTGCACCGCGCTGATCCCGAAAGCGCCCATGACCGCCGGGATGGCGACGTTCACGATCGTCGTGGACAACACGACCGAGATGGTCGCGACCATGATGCTGCCGGTCGCGAACCACTTGTAGGCGGGGCCGTAACGCTCGAAATACCGGTCAATCTGCGACATCGACATAGACCTCGACCATCATGCCGGGCCTCAGTTCGGTGTCGGCGGCGTCGATCGACACGCGGATCGGCAGGCGCTGGGTCACTTTCGTGAAATTGCCCGAGGGGTTGGGGCTGGGCAGAAGCGCAAGCTGGCTGGTCGCGGCCCCGCCCATCCCGATCACTTCGCCCTTGAAGGTCCGGCCGGAAAAGGCATCGACGGTGATGCTGGCCGGCGATCCGACACGAAGCCTGCCGAAGTCGGTCTCCTTGACATTGGCGTCGATCCAGACGTCATCCGGCGCGTGATACATCGCGATGCGCGTCCCCGGCGTCACATATTCGCCGATATCGACAAAGGTTGCGTCGATGATGCCGTCGAACTGGGCCGCGATCGTGCGGCGCGCGAGGTCGAATTCCTTCAGGCTGCGGTCGGCCTCGGTTCCCGCCCGTTCGGCCATAAGGGACACAATCTGCGACTCAAGAACATTCCTCTGCTCTCCGTCGGCCTCGACGATGGCCAGACTGGCCCGCGCGTTTTCGATCGCCGCGAATGCCGCGCGCTCCTGCTGGGTGGCGGTGTCCAGTGCCGCCTGGGATTCGTCGAGGGTTTGCTGCGACGTGATATTCTGCTCGGCCAGCTTGATCGCCCTCTCGTGGCGGGTTCGGGCGTTCTTCAAAACGGCAAGCGACGCTTCATGGTTTGCCTCGGCCGTGGCTATGCCGGCCTCGGCCGCGCCGCGCCGCGCAGAGAGCTGCTTTGCCAGCAATACCTTGCGTACCTGAAGCTCCGCAAGCTGCGCGTCGGTTGCCGCAAGCTTCGACAGGACGGAATCAAGCTGAGGCTGCGAAGATTCGCGGTCGATTGCGGCGATCAGATCGTCCTTTTTGACAGCGTCCCCCACGAGCACCGGAATCGCCGTGATCCTTCCGGCAACCTCGCTCGATACGGTGACGACCTTGGCCGCGATCCTGGCATCATTGATGTGCACCTGCGTGAAGCGCGCAGCCAGCCACGGGGCGGCCAGCCAGACGGCGACGGCAATCAGCCCTGCGATCACGATCAGTCTGGTCCATCTTGTGCGGCTGCGCCTGGGCGGGGCGGGCGGCACCAGTTTGTCCTCGGCAGCCTCGTCCGCAACGGCTGCACCCGCCTTTATGTCATCCATCTTGACCATTGCCCAACATCTCCAATCTGGCCGCGACGCGGCTCAGGACTTGTGTTGCAATACGCAGATCCTGCTGCGAAATACCCTCGAGAATTGCCGCTCTGCTGGCCGCCGAGATCGCTTTCATCCTGTCGATGAGAGGCCACGCGGCTTCTGTCAGGTGCAGCGTCTTGGCCCGCCTGTCCTCGGCGGAGGGCCGGCGTTCGATCAGCCCCGCATTTTCAAGCCCGTCCAGCAGGCGGACCAGCGACGCGGCCTCGATCGCCAGAACCCGCGCCAGTTCGATCTGCGTCGCCTGTTCGTTCCTCGAGATCTCGAACAGCACGCTCCATCGCGCCTGGGACAGGCCGAGATCCCGAAACTGGAGGTCGAG contains these protein-coding regions:
- a CDS encoding HlyD family secretion protein, which produces MVKMDDIKAGAAVADEAAEDKLVPPAPPRRSRTRWTRLIVIAGLIAVAVWLAAPWLAARFTQVHINDARIAAKVVTVSSEVAGRITAIPVLVGDAVKKDDLIAAIDRESSQPQLDSVLSKLAATDAQLAELQVRKVLLAKQLSARRGAAEAGIATAEANHEASLAVLKNARTRHERAIKLAEQNITSQQTLDESQAALDTATQQERAAFAAIENARASLAIVEADGEQRNVLESQIVSLMAERAGTEADRSLKEFDLARRTIAAQFDGIIDATFVDIGEYVTPGTRIAMYHAPDDVWIDANVKETDFGRLRVGSPASITVDAFSGRTFKGEVIGMGGAATSQLALLPSPNPSGNFTKVTQRLPIRVSIDAADTELRPGMMVEVYVDVAD
- a CDS encoding IS3 family transposase (programmed frameshift), encoding MKASKFSDAQKAFIIKQGEEGTPVAEICRKAGISQATYFNWKKKYAGLLPTEMKRLKQLEDENSRLKKIVADLTLDREMLQDVIRRKNLKPGRMRELVRGMCSDWAVSIRTACGAIGFDRSTFHYQSRRTDQAAVANRIKEICETRVRYGYRRVHVLLDREGWGINVKKVYRIYKELGMQLRHKTPKRRVKAKLRDNRAEAVGPNDVWAMDYVHDQLATGKKLRVLTVVDTFSRYVPVLDVRYSYRGEDVVATLDQVCRTTGYPKTIRVDQGTEFVSRDVDLWAYQRGVVLDFSRPGKPTDNALIEAFNGRFRAECLNQHWFLTLADAAEKLEAWRRYYNEERPHGAIGNKVPIMLTKSGGATSRSP
- a CDS encoding ABC transporter ATP-binding protein, which produces MVRYLCDRVAVVYLGEIVELQESADLFAAPAHPYTRALIAAVPDVRRRQALAEPIGGEIPDPFAVLTGCRFATRCPLVEAACHSPQSMRPTSPTGLVRCWKAPATA
- a CDS encoding MarR family transcriptional regulator, encoding MQDDPNTIELKEPFARSLAASSRMWKRYLDLQFRDLGLSQARWSVLFEISRNEQATQIELARVLAIEAASLVRLLDGLENAGLIERRPSAEDRRAKTLHLTEAAWPLIDRMKAISAASRAAILEGISQQDLRIATQVLSRVAARLEMLGNGQDG
- a CDS encoding DHA2 family efflux MFS transporter permease subunit, which translates into the protein MSQIDRYFERYGPAYKWFATGSIMVATISVVLSTTIVNVAIPAVMGAFGISAVQAQWISTGFLAAMTATMLLADWANRAFGMRLTMTASMGVFLAGSILGGLAPNETILTLARVVQGAAAGIVQPLAMIMLFKVFPPDKRGAAMGIYGVGVVLAPALGPWIGGVLMDAFDWRFVFYLGLPFAGIAIVLANLFLPTREESGPITAFDFVGVAILSVFLAVLLSTLSNAQRLGWDTNIILSGFTISVASAIAFIAWEMHTDKPMLDMRLFANFAFSSASVVAFIMGAGLFGSTYLLPVFVQQIQGMTPTQAGLLLMPSGFAMLVVFPIAGRLSDKVPAPVLIGVGMLVFAWSSWLTTAANVHTAFWALAGWTVLSRVGLGLVFPAISSGALKVLPPHLIGQGSGASNFIRQLGGAFGVNLLTVFIERRTIMHADAFAATQTSDNSTTMELLREVAGLMHTSGLPDTQIMPAAASFLGQAVVIQASNAAFQDAFLVVCGIFLIALIPTWFMWRAPSSGT